One window of the Shewanella maritima genome contains the following:
- a CDS encoding 4Fe-4S dicluster domain-containing protein has product MTKRYVLVHDENKCIGCQACNVACRSENNVPESVTRIQVRIEGPHGNFPNLHFKYNRVSCEQCENAPCVKVCPTGAAYVADDGIVSINEKKCVGCLYCVAACPYKVRFINPDTKVPDKCDFCKKTRLARGESPACVSVCPTDALCFGDANDPQSEVSQLLDTKTNYQQKANLGTQPRVYRIPSRKGGIKA; this is encoded by the coding sequence ATGACTAAACGTTATGTTCTTGTGCACGATGAAAACAAGTGCATTGGCTGCCAGGCTTGTAATGTCGCCTGTCGAAGCGAAAACAATGTACCTGAGTCGGTGACCCGAATTCAGGTGCGTATTGAAGGGCCTCACGGCAACTTCCCTAACTTACATTTTAAATATAATCGCGTTTCTTGCGAGCAATGTGAAAACGCACCATGCGTTAAAGTATGTCCAACAGGTGCAGCCTATGTGGCGGATGACGGCATAGTTTCGATTAACGAGAAAAAGTGCGTCGGCTGTCTGTATTGCGTGGCTGCATGCCCTTATAAAGTACGCTTTATTAACCCTGATACTAAGGTGCCGGATAAGTGCGATTTTTGTAAGAAAACGCGTCTTGCTCGTGGCGAGTCTCCAGCATGCGTTAGTGTGTGTCCAACCGATGCCCTTTGTTTTGGCGATGCTAACGATCCTCAATCAGAAGTCAGCCAGCTATTGGATACCAAAACCAATTATCAGCAAAAGGCTAATCTGGGTACTCAACCAAGGGTTTACCGTATTCCTAGCCGCAAAGGAGGGATCAAAGCATGA
- the rho gene encoding transcription termination factor Rho has translation MNLTELKNTSISDLVSLAESMKLENMGRSRKQDIIFSILKAHAKSGEDIFGGGVLEILQDGFGFLRSADGSYLAGPDDIYVSPSQIRRFNMRTGDTIFGKIRPPKDGERYFALLKVSEVNFDKPENSRTKILFENLTPLHAEDRLRMERGNGSTEDITARILDLCSPVGKGQRGLIVAPPKAGKTLLLQNIAQSITYNNPEVVLMVLLIDERPEEVTEMQRLVNGEVIASTFDEPASRHVQVAEMVIEKAKRLVEHKKDVVILLDSITRLARAYNTVIPSSGKVLTGGVDANALHRPKRFFGAARNIENGGSLTIIATALVDTGSKMDEVIYEEFKGTGNQELHLSRKAAEKRVFPAIDFNRSGTRREEKLTTNDELQKMWILRKILNPMDEVGAMEFLIDKLAMTKTNDEFFTAMKRAKS, from the coding sequence ATGAATTTAACAGAATTAAAAAACACCTCGATATCTGACCTGGTTTCATTAGCCGAAAGCATGAAACTTGAAAACATGGGCCGTTCTCGCAAGCAGGACATTATTTTCTCAATCCTAAAAGCTCATGCTAAAAGCGGTGAAGACATCTTCGGTGGCGGCGTTCTAGAAATCCTCCAAGACGGTTTCGGGTTCTTAAGAAGTGCCGACGGTTCATATCTAGCAGGTCCTGACGATATTTACGTATCGCCAAGCCAAATCCGCCGCTTCAACATGCGTACCGGTGATACCATTTTCGGTAAAATCCGTCCTCCGAAAGATGGTGAGCGTTACTTCGCGCTACTAAAAGTCTCAGAAGTTAACTTCGACAAGCCTGAAAACTCTCGCACTAAAATCCTCTTTGAAAACTTAACCCCACTGCATGCAGAAGACCGTTTGCGTATGGAGCGTGGTAATGGTTCAACTGAGGATATTACCGCACGTATTCTGGACTTATGTTCTCCAGTCGGTAAAGGTCAGCGTGGTCTAATTGTGGCACCGCCTAAAGCGGGTAAAACGCTACTACTACAGAACATTGCTCAAAGCATTACCTACAACAATCCAGAAGTTGTATTAATGGTGCTGCTAATTGACGAACGTCCTGAGGAAGTGACTGAGATGCAACGCCTCGTTAACGGTGAAGTAATTGCGTCAACGTTCGATGAACCAGCGTCTCGCCACGTTCAAGTTGCTGAAATGGTAATTGAGAAAGCTAAACGCCTAGTTGAGCACAAGAAAGATGTAGTCATCCTACTTGACTCAATTACCCGTTTAGCACGTGCTTACAACACTGTTATCCCATCATCAGGTAAAGTACTTACCGGTGGTGTTGATGCGAACGCACTGCACCGTCCTAAGCGTTTCTTTGGTGCGGCTCGTAACATTGAAAATGGCGGTAGCTTAACCATCATCGCCACCGCGCTAGTCGACACTGGCTCTAAGATGGATGAAGTGATTTACGAAGAATTTAAAGGTACAGGTAACCAAGAACTGCACTTATCTCGTAAAGCTGCTGAAAAACGTGTATTCCCAGCGATTGACTTCAACCGCTCTGGTACTCGCCGTGAAGAAAAGCTTACCACTAACGACGAGCTACAGAAGATGTGGATTCTGCGTAAGATCCTTAATCCAATGGATGAAGTGGGCGCAATGGAATTCCTTATCGATAAATTGGCAATGACCAAAACTAACGATGAGTTCTTCACAGCAATGAAACGCGCTAAATCTTAA
- the phsA gene encoding thiosulfate reductase PhsA yields MKLDRRTFIKGAGASTAGCMLASLPGSIAALGAGPVSGSAKHVASICEMCSTRCPISARVVNGQNVSILGNDKAKSYGGAVCARGGAGHSLLYDKQRIVKPLKRVGERGEGKWQEIDWQEAYETIAKNLNRIKQQHGAESVAFSSKSGSLSNHFFHLAKAFGSPNTFTHATTCPGGYVVAAKAMFGSKAKRDLGNSKYIINFGHNLYEGINMTETRGLMKAQSDKGAKLVVFEPRFSIVADKADEWYAIKPGTDIAVALSICHVLIRDNLYDREFVEQYVEGFDDFAKEVEAYTPQWAEAICDVPAEDIRRITHELAAAAPHAVVDFGHRATFTTEEFELRRALFAANVLIGNIERKGGLYFGKKAKNYNKFAGEMAAPVLAKPGVKNLPKIEAKRIDMVDEQYALIWSSGGIYQSILTAALEAQPYQLRAWVMSRTNPMQTMTDRAKVVEALKAMEFVVACDVYISESAAYADIILPESTYLERDEEIADKSGKNPAYYVRQQVVDTIGDTKPSWLIWQELGHQLGLSQYFPWENMQTLQLFQVDKDAALLSKIKQDGWVSFGKPLMLREPSMVKAFTAQYPNAKPVDADGTYASQLSFKTPSGKIELSSSKVEKMAPGRGVIKYREVTMKKADELFFIQGKVAVHTNSATHNVPMLANLMSNNGVWIHPVTAGHLKITSGDKVRIYNDTGSEEGHALVTPGIRPDTVFAYMGFGSKNKELSRATGRGVHCGNLLPHVISPVTGMNLHTTGVKIAKL; encoded by the coding sequence ATGAAACTTGATCGGCGAACCTTTATTAAAGGAGCAGGAGCGAGCACAGCAGGTTGCATGTTAGCAAGTTTGCCTGGCTCAATCGCGGCGTTAGGTGCGGGGCCTGTAAGCGGCAGCGCTAAGCATGTTGCCAGTATTTGCGAGATGTGCTCGACGCGCTGTCCTATTTCTGCGCGAGTTGTTAACGGGCAAAACGTATCGATTCTTGGTAACGACAAAGCAAAATCATATGGCGGTGCAGTATGTGCCCGCGGCGGTGCTGGCCATAGTTTGCTGTATGACAAGCAGCGCATTGTAAAACCATTAAAGCGAGTCGGTGAGCGCGGCGAAGGCAAATGGCAAGAAATTGATTGGCAAGAAGCCTATGAAACCATTGCTAAGAATCTTAATCGCATTAAACAGCAACACGGTGCTGAGTCGGTTGCTTTCTCGTCAAAATCAGGCTCGTTGTCAAATCACTTCTTTCATCTAGCAAAAGCATTTGGTAGTCCAAATACTTTTACCCACGCAACGACTTGCCCTGGTGGTTATGTGGTTGCTGCCAAGGCCATGTTCGGCTCTAAAGCCAAGCGTGATTTAGGTAACTCAAAATACATTATCAATTTTGGTCATAACCTGTATGAAGGTATCAATATGACCGAAACCCGCGGTTTAATGAAAGCGCAGAGCGACAAGGGTGCCAAGCTAGTGGTATTTGAGCCAAGGTTCTCCATTGTTGCCGATAAGGCTGATGAGTGGTATGCAATTAAGCCAGGCACTGATATTGCTGTAGCTCTGTCAATCTGTCATGTACTCATTCGGGATAATTTGTATGACCGCGAGTTTGTGGAGCAATACGTTGAGGGATTTGACGATTTTGCCAAGGAAGTCGAAGCTTACACACCACAATGGGCTGAAGCGATTTGTGATGTGCCAGCTGAAGATATTCGCCGCATTACTCATGAATTAGCAGCCGCTGCGCCGCATGCGGTTGTCGACTTTGGCCACCGCGCGACATTTACCACCGAAGAGTTTGAGCTGCGCAGAGCGCTGTTTGCGGCCAATGTCCTTATAGGCAATATTGAGCGTAAAGGTGGTCTGTATTTTGGTAAGAAGGCTAAAAATTACAACAAGTTTGCTGGTGAAATGGCTGCACCAGTATTAGCGAAACCAGGGGTGAAAAACTTACCTAAGATTGAAGCTAAGCGCATCGATATGGTCGATGAGCAGTACGCATTGATATGGTCATCTGGCGGTATTTATCAGTCCATTTTAACCGCAGCATTAGAGGCACAGCCTTATCAGCTGCGAGCATGGGTGATGAGTCGTACCAATCCAATGCAAACCATGACAGACAGAGCCAAAGTCGTTGAAGCGCTTAAGGCGATGGAATTTGTGGTTGCCTGTGATGTTTATATTAGTGAGAGCGCAGCCTACGCCGATATCATCTTGCCAGAGTCAACCTATCTCGAGCGTGATGAAGAAATCGCAGATAAATCGGGTAAGAATCCTGCTTATTATGTGCGGCAGCAAGTCGTTGATACCATTGGCGATACCAAGCCAAGTTGGCTGATCTGGCAAGAGTTAGGCCATCAGCTAGGCTTATCGCAATATTTCCCTTGGGAGAACATGCAAACATTGCAGTTGTTCCAAGTTGATAAAGACGCGGCCTTGCTTTCTAAAATCAAGCAAGATGGTTGGGTAAGCTTTGGTAAGCCGCTGATGCTGCGTGAACCTAGCATGGTTAAAGCATTTACTGCGCAATATCCGAATGCAAAACCCGTTGATGCCGATGGCACCTATGCCAGTCAATTATCGTTTAAAACTCCAAGCGGCAAGATTGAGTTGAGCTCAAGTAAAGTGGAGAAAATGGCGCCAGGGCGTGGCGTGATCAAATATCGCGAAGTCACCATGAAAAAAGCTGATGAGTTGTTTTTCATTCAAGGTAAAGTCGCCGTGCATACCAACTCTGCTACTCATAACGTTCCTATGTTGGCGAATTTAATGTCTAACAACGGCGTATGGATCCACCCTGTGACAGCCGGACATTTAAAAATCACCTCTGGCGATAAAGTCCGCATATACAACGACACTGGTAGCGAAGAAGGCCATGCGCTAGTGACTCCGGGCATTCGTCCTGACACGGTTTTTGCTTACATGGGCTTTGGTTCTAAAAACAAAGAGCTGTCTCGTGCTACTGGGCGCGGCGTACATTGCGGCAACTTACTGCCTCATGTTATCTCACCTGTGACAGGTATGAATTTACACACAACCGGCGTCAAAATTGCCAAGCTTTAA
- a CDS encoding fumarate reductase iron-sulfur subunit, translating into MTQANQTQALAQGRKLRFEIFRYDPQDKNDKPKMVTYELTEAPGMTVFIALNLLREQQDPSLQFDFVCRAGICGSCAMVINGKPTLACRTLTANYGDGVIKLMPLPGFELIGDLSVNTGKFMRELAERLQLWLQPLQDEANIHRLEKPMAPEEAAKLYELERCVECGVCVSACATKQMRDTFVGAVGMMKLARFELDSRDARSAEDFYHVIGNQDGVFGCMTLLGCQDNCPKDLPHMQQIAYLRRKMATTLVEHERIAVVNQ; encoded by the coding sequence ATGACTCAAGCAAATCAAACCCAGGCGTTAGCTCAGGGACGTAAACTGCGTTTTGAGATCTTTCGCTACGATCCGCAAGATAAAAATGACAAGCCGAAAATGGTGACTTATGAGCTTACTGAAGCGCCAGGTATGACGGTATTTATCGCGCTAAACCTACTGCGTGAGCAACAAGACCCGTCGCTGCAATTCGACTTTGTTTGCCGCGCGGGTATTTGCGGGAGTTGCGCTATGGTGATCAATGGCAAACCAACATTAGCGTGCCGTACCTTAACCGCTAACTATGGCGATGGCGTAATTAAACTCATGCCGCTGCCCGGTTTTGAGTTAATTGGTGACTTGTCGGTTAACACGGGTAAGTTTATGCGTGAACTTGCTGAGCGCTTGCAGTTATGGCTACAACCTTTGCAAGATGAAGCCAATATTCATCGCCTAGAAAAACCAATGGCACCAGAAGAAGCAGCAAAATTGTATGAGCTTGAACGTTGCGTAGAATGTGGCGTGTGCGTGTCAGCATGTGCAACCAAGCAAATGCGCGATACCTTTGTCGGCGCGGTAGGCATGATGAAGCTAGCCCGCTTTGAGCTTGATAGTCGCGATGCTCGCAGTGCAGAGGATTTTTATCATGTTATTGGTAATCAAGATGGTGTATTTGGCTGCATGACGTTATTAGGTTGCCAAGACAACTGCCCGAAAGATTTACCCCACATGCAACAAATTGCTTATTTACGCCGTAAAATGGCAACCACATTGGTTGAGCATGAACGCATTGCGGTGGTTAATCAGTAA
- the trxA gene encoding thioredoxin TrxA, whose amino-acid sequence MSDKIVTLSDDSFENDVIKSELPVLVDFWAEWCGPCKMIAPILDDVAQEYEGKLTVAKLNVDQNNVSPAKYGVRGIPTLLMFKGGELVATKVGALSKTQLKEFVDAQV is encoded by the coding sequence ATGAGCGATAAAATTGTAACCTTGAGCGACGATAGCTTTGAAAACGACGTCATCAAATCAGAACTACCAGTGCTGGTAGACTTCTGGGCTGAGTGGTGTGGTCCTTGTAAAATGATTGCCCCAATCCTAGACGACGTAGCTCAAGAGTACGAAGGTAAACTAACTGTAGCTAAGTTAAATGTTGACCAAAACAACGTTTCTCCAGCTAAGTACGGTGTACGTGGTATCCCTACACTGCTTATGTTCAAAGGCGGTGAGCTAGTCGCAACTAAAGTTGGCGCACTTTCAAAAACTCAACTTAAAGAGTTTGTAGACGCTCAAGTCTAA
- the nrfD gene encoding NrfD/PsrC family molybdoenzyme membrane anchor subunit — protein MNNIWGSMEQYDPVVWNWIIAVYLFMAGLSAGSMLVAIGLKWYKQSRGLPTEGLPVVKAAAVIAPVSICLGMALLVLDLTKPFEFYHILLNYNLTSVMAWGVIALLVYIPLVFVFAGLVFEEPIRRCVPALNGVLKVCRSLEGSLNKLIFALALCVGVYTGFLLSAMISYPILNTAVLPALFLASALSAGSAGNILVATLFFSKKESDCIEQVHRIEYPVAFNEALCLVLLFVGLNFSGPAAQAATSAITSGAWASVFWLGVVGLGLVVPLSASLFAPQSWKHSKGFLVTVSCSTILGVLALRHFVVYAGQSYIS, from the coding sequence ATGAACAATATTTGGGGCTCAATGGAGCAATATGATCCAGTCGTCTGGAACTGGATAATCGCGGTCTATTTATTTATGGCAGGTTTGTCAGCTGGTTCTATGCTGGTGGCGATCGGACTTAAATGGTACAAGCAAAGCCGCGGCTTACCCACAGAAGGTTTACCTGTGGTAAAGGCTGCAGCTGTGATAGCGCCGGTCAGTATCTGTTTAGGTATGGCGTTACTTGTGCTGGATTTAACTAAGCCATTTGAGTTTTATCATATCTTGCTCAATTACAATTTAACCTCGGTAATGGCATGGGGGGTGATAGCGCTTTTGGTCTACATTCCATTAGTGTTTGTATTCGCAGGTTTAGTATTTGAGGAGCCCATTCGTCGCTGCGTGCCGGCACTAAACGGTGTGCTCAAGGTTTGTCGCTCGCTAGAAGGAAGTCTAAATAAGCTCATTTTTGCATTAGCGCTATGTGTTGGTGTGTATACCGGTTTCCTATTGTCGGCGATGATCAGTTATCCAATCCTCAATACCGCGGTGCTGCCAGCGCTGTTTTTAGCTTCGGCGCTATCAGCAGGCTCTGCAGGTAATATTCTGGTTGCTACCTTGTTCTTTAGTAAGAAAGAGTCAGACTGTATTGAGCAGGTGCATCGCATTGAATATCCGGTTGCCTTTAACGAAGCGCTTTGTCTAGTGCTGTTGTTTGTCGGTTTGAATTTTTCTGGCCCTGCAGCACAAGCGGCGACATCAGCAATCACTTCGGGTGCTTGGGCGAGCGTATTTTGGCTAGGAGTGGTTGGTTTGGGGTTAGTGGTTCCTTTAAGTGCGAGTTTATTCGCGCCGCAAAGCTGGAAGCACTCAAAAGGCTTTTTGGTTACGGTATCGTGCAGCACTATTCTAGGGGTATTAGCCCTGAGACACTTTGTAGTGTATGCCGGTCAAAGTTACATCAGCTAG
- a CDS encoding sensor histidine kinase: protein MVRALIGLLMLLMALPVFADKRDLYVGVLGNWGYQQAIERWSPLMQYLSEQVPGTQFHVYPGEFEELNRAMASGKIQFIVTNPGQYLFLSNQYPLSWLATMRSRRHNGATSAIGSAIIVRADSDYRTLYDLKGKSIVASGPHALGGYQATVGLMQKRGMDPQHFFKQIKFLGFPLDPLLYQVRDGNVDAAITPLCTLEDMVAKGVINEKDFRVLNPSRPAGFDCQCSTKLYPNWSFAVIEGVDTQITKQVTQALMGISAEHPAAIKAQFMGWTSPVSQLGVIQLFSELQVESSKPNYWSVILGWLGENRYWGVFAILLFVVATIYHLWIEYRFHQKSESLVESERQLKRQEVALEKLQSTAIIGEIGAGLAHEINQPIAAITSYSEGAKMRLQRQQQLDIPDILLLLDKIHSQSKRAGEVVHRIRSLLKRREAVMEDVNILTLVDESLSLLKLELEQRDIQIKTHFKGEPFFITGDRVGLLQVLINLIKNSVDALSDAEFKGKGMIEIGMHFKAEQVDLSIKDNGPGLSEEFATLLATFYTTKANGLGLGLAICQEVVNEHEGVLLLANNTDERGCKAQISLKKRGSQSPVVA, encoded by the coding sequence GTGGTTCGCGCCTTGATTGGGTTGTTGATGCTTTTAATGGCATTGCCGGTGTTTGCTGATAAGCGAGATCTATACGTAGGTGTGCTTGGCAATTGGGGATATCAGCAGGCTATTGAGCGTTGGTCACCGCTAATGCAATACCTGAGCGAGCAAGTGCCAGGCACGCAGTTTCATGTCTACCCTGGTGAGTTTGAAGAGCTTAACCGCGCGATGGCGTCGGGCAAAATTCAGTTTATTGTCACCAATCCGGGGCAGTATCTATTCTTATCAAATCAATACCCTTTATCCTGGTTGGCCACTATGCGCTCAAGGCGTCATAACGGCGCAACATCAGCCATTGGCTCAGCCATTATTGTTCGTGCAGACAGTGATTACCGCACGCTTTACGACCTCAAAGGTAAATCGATCGTCGCCAGTGGGCCGCACGCATTAGGCGGGTATCAAGCAACCGTGGGGTTAATGCAAAAACGTGGCATGGACCCACAACACTTTTTCAAACAGATTAAGTTTTTAGGCTTTCCGCTAGACCCTTTGTTGTATCAAGTACGTGACGGCAACGTTGATGCCGCCATTACCCCTTTATGTACCCTTGAAGATATGGTTGCAAAGGGGGTGATCAATGAAAAGGACTTTAGGGTATTAAACCCGAGTAGGCCTGCAGGTTTTGATTGCCAGTGCAGCACTAAGCTGTATCCAAACTGGTCATTTGCCGTAATTGAGGGGGTCGATACCCAAATCACTAAGCAGGTTACACAAGCTTTGATGGGCATATCGGCTGAGCACCCTGCAGCGATAAAAGCGCAGTTTATGGGTTGGACATCGCCTGTTAGTCAACTCGGTGTTATTCAGCTCTTCAGTGAGTTGCAAGTAGAGTCAAGTAAACCCAATTATTGGTCGGTAATTCTGGGGTGGCTTGGTGAAAACCGCTACTGGGGCGTGTTTGCTATTTTGCTGTTTGTCGTGGCGACGATATATCACTTGTGGATTGAGTATCGCTTTCATCAAAAGAGTGAGTCATTAGTCGAATCCGAGCGACAGCTAAAGCGGCAGGAAGTCGCCCTAGAAAAGTTACAAAGTACAGCCATTATTGGTGAAATTGGTGCTGGCCTTGCTCACGAGATTAACCAGCCAATTGCTGCGATCACCAGTTACAGTGAAGGAGCAAAGATGCGTTTACAGCGCCAGCAGCAGTTAGATATTCCGGATATTTTGCTGTTGCTTGATAAAATTCACAGCCAGTCAAAACGAGCTGGGGAAGTTGTGCACCGTATTCGTAGTTTGCTTAAACGCAGAGAAGCAGTGATGGAAGACGTCAATATCCTAACCTTAGTAGATGAGAGTTTATCTTTGTTGAAACTTGAGCTTGAGCAGCGAGATATTCAGATAAAAACTCATTTTAAAGGCGAGCCGTTTTTCATCACCGGTGACAGAGTTGGTTTATTGCAGGTACTAATAAACCTGATTAAAAACAGCGTAGATGCACTGAGTGATGCTGAGTTTAAAGGCAAGGGAATGATTGAGATTGGCATGCATTTTAAAGCCGAGCAGGTTGACCTTAGCATTAAAGATAATGGCCCAGGGCTAAGTGAGGAGTTTGCCACTCTACTTGCTACCTTTTATACCACTAAAGCAAATGGATTAGGACTTGGCCTAGCAATTTGTCAAGAGGTGGTCAATGAACATGAGGGTGTTCTCTTACTTGCAAATAACACGGATGAACGCGGCTGTAAGGCTCAGATTTCATTGAAAAAGCGCGGCAGCCAGTCTCCTGTTGTAGCCTAG
- the rhlB gene encoding ATP-dependent RNA helicase RhlB, giving the protein MSQKHLSTQKFAEFPLNPKVQAALNENGFEFCTPIQALSLPVLLQGKDIAGQAQTGTGKTMAFLVATFNHLLTVDAPEGRAPTQPRAIIMAPTRELAIQIAKDGKLLAKHTGLKVGIVYGGESYETQREVLDKGVDILIGTTGRIIDYVRQGVISLNHIQAVVLDEADRMFDLGFIKDIRFLFRRMPDANARLNMLFSATLSMKVQELAYDHMNDPEKVEIAPLEKTSKNIKEELFYPSMEDKMRLLLSLIEEDWPEKAIVFSNTKHSCEKVWSWLEGDGHRVGLLTGDVPQKKRIRILEQFTKGQLDLLVATDVAARGLHISDVSHVYNYDLPDDCEDYVHRIGRTGRAGAKGVSVSFACEEYALNLPAIEQYIDHAIPVSNYDHEALLDDIPPPVRIHRKHPTTRTRDGAGSQGAHRSGAKRPQRHRSRRQA; this is encoded by the coding sequence ATGAGCCAAAAACATTTATCGACACAGAAGTTTGCTGAATTTCCACTTAATCCTAAAGTGCAAGCAGCATTGAACGAGAACGGCTTTGAATTTTGCACGCCAATTCAGGCGTTATCTTTACCAGTTTTATTGCAAGGCAAAGATATTGCCGGTCAGGCGCAAACGGGTACCGGTAAAACTATGGCCTTTTTGGTCGCCACCTTTAACCACTTGCTTACGGTTGACGCGCCTGAAGGTCGAGCGCCTACTCAGCCTCGCGCAATCATTATGGCGCCCACTCGTGAGTTGGCGATTCAAATTGCTAAAGATGGCAAGTTGCTAGCGAAACATACAGGTTTAAAAGTCGGCATCGTTTACGGCGGTGAAAGTTATGAGACTCAACGTGAAGTGCTTGATAAAGGCGTTGATATTCTTATTGGTACGACTGGCCGTATTATCGATTACGTTCGCCAAGGCGTAATTAGCCTTAATCATATCCAAGCTGTGGTGCTTGATGAAGCTGACCGCATGTTTGACCTTGGCTTTATTAAAGATATCCGCTTCTTGTTCCGTCGCATGCCTGACGCTAATGCGCGCTTGAACATGTTGTTCTCTGCGACGCTTTCAATGAAGGTACAAGAACTGGCGTACGATCACATGAACGATCCTGAAAAGGTTGAAATTGCGCCACTTGAAAAGACGTCTAAGAATATTAAAGAAGAGCTGTTCTATCCGTCGATGGAAGACAAGATGCGCTTGCTACTGAGTTTGATTGAAGAAGACTGGCCTGAAAAAGCTATTGTCTTTTCAAATACCAAACACAGCTGTGAGAAAGTCTGGTCATGGCTTGAGGGTGACGGTCACCGAGTCGGTTTGCTTACCGGAGATGTGCCGCAGAAAAAGCGTATTCGCATTCTAGAGCAGTTCACTAAAGGCCAATTAGATTTATTGGTTGCCACCGACGTTGCAGCCCGCGGCCTGCATATCTCTGATGTGTCGCACGTTTATAACTATGACTTACCAGATGACTGCGAAGATTATGTACACCGTATTGGTCGTACAGGCCGCGCTGGTGCTAAAGGTGTGTCGGTGAGTTTTGCCTGTGAAGAGTATGCGCTTAATTTGCCTGCTATTGAGCAGTACATTGACCATGCGATCCCAGTGAGTAATTACGATCACGAAGCTTTACTTGATGATATTCCACCGCCAGTGCGTATTCATCGCAAACATCCAACCACGCGTACTCGCGATGGTGCAGGTAGCCAAGGTGCTCATCGTAGCGGCGCTAAACGCCCACAACGTCACCGCAGTCGCCGCCAAGCATAA
- a CDS encoding response regulator transcription factor translates to MNNQAVYLVDDDEAILDSISFLMEGFDYQLTCFSSGEQFLEQIDLAQVGCVILDARMPGFSGPEVHKRLTQAQSPLAVIFLTAHGDVPMAVEALKSGAFEFFQKPVDGQALASAITKGLTYSQQQYDQLAQKALIEGLSKREKQIFSLIVAGKTNKEMANELCVAVRTIEVHRAKLMLKLNVSNLAELMQLSKLA, encoded by the coding sequence ATGAATAACCAAGCTGTTTACCTTGTCGATGATGATGAAGCCATTTTGGACTCAATTAGCTTCCTAATGGAGGGTTTTGACTACCAACTAACTTGCTTTAGCAGTGGCGAGCAATTCCTTGAGCAGATAGATTTAGCTCAAGTTGGTTGCGTAATTTTAGATGCCAGAATGCCAGGATTTAGCGGCCCAGAAGTGCACAAACGCCTCACTCAAGCACAAAGCCCGTTAGCGGTTATCTTTCTCACCGCTCACGGTGACGTGCCTATGGCTGTCGAAGCCCTTAAGAGCGGCGCGTTTGAGTTTTTTCAAAAACCTGTCGACGGGCAAGCGTTAGCAAGCGCGATTACTAAAGGATTAACATACAGCCAGCAGCAATATGATCAGCTAGCTCAAAAAGCGCTGATTGAAGGGTTATCAAAACGAGAAAAACAGATTTTTTCGCTAATTGTAGCGGGCAAAACTAACAAAGAAATGGCCAACGAACTGTGTGTCGCCGTACGCACCATTGAAGTCCATCGCGCGAAGTTAATGCTCAAGCTTAACGTCAGTAACCTTGCTGAGCTGATGCAACTTTCTAAGCTTGCTTAG
- a CDS encoding fumarate reductase cytochrome b subunit: MFSHPVWAARADRAQSITGLLLGLFIIVHLHFESSIMLGKQAFYTVVQFLEGGIFSESGHGFPILTQVFSVFMLLIVMLHALFALRRFPTQIKQWFKLREQMNVIPHQDTKIWFWQMLTGFILFFLVPVHLFTLIATPDIGPHLSAERVYHDNAWLLYLVLLPAVVIHAMFGLYRVVIKWGIFSNRVGLLKLAKVMVVYLIALGIASLVTYLVIGHGLALPVVPYSGV; the protein is encoded by the coding sequence ATGTTTTCACATCCGGTGTGGGCTGCAAGAGCAGACAGGGCGCAAAGTATCACTGGGTTACTACTCGGACTATTTATTATTGTGCACCTGCATTTTGAGTCTAGCATTATGCTAGGTAAACAAGCGTTTTATACAGTAGTTCAATTTTTGGAAGGTGGTATATTTAGCGAATCGGGTCATGGATTTCCTATTCTGACCCAGGTGTTCTCTGTATTCATGCTGTTGATTGTGATGCTGCATGCCTTATTTGCCTTGAGACGCTTCCCCACACAAATCAAGCAATGGTTCAAGCTGCGTGAGCAGATGAATGTTATTCCTCATCAAGACACCAAAATCTGGTTTTGGCAGATGCTAACCGGGTTCATCTTGTTCTTTTTAGTGCCAGTTCACCTCTTCACGCTTATCGCCACACCAGATATTGGGCCGCACTTATCGGCCGAGCGGGTGTACCACGACAACGCCTGGTTATTGTATCTGGTGTTATTACCTGCTGTGGTCATTCACGCCATGTTTGGCTTGTACCGTGTTGTCATCAAGTGGGGCATTTTTAGCAATCGTGTAGGTCTGCTAAAACTTGCCAAAGTGATGGTGGTGTATTTGATTGCGTTAGGCATTGCCAGCCTAGTGACCTATTTAGTCATTGGTCATGGCTTAGCGTTACCCGTTGTGCCTTACTCTGGCGTTTAA